Proteins encoded together in one Amblyomma americanum isolate KBUSLIRL-KWMA chromosome 1, ASM5285725v1, whole genome shotgun sequence window:
- the LOC144097071 gene encoding uncharacterized protein LOC144097071 yields MAKVRDEDVKNAGKVVSEPNMTYVQENPELRALIDTVSKTRPQEGDSTNGLLLGQYETVFPDFKRSLQRLPSTLRRTPGDRSLDLDDVNEVKIGIEKRFEEETIDNDRGFTRKIDGEQRRRFAENQCKKSSFQDNSSMPGTGASLPPLHLGTLRRVKMSKKRTIQGKTTINRTTTRKEEERSMTSPTGEIDCRRNVDESGTTAENTETHEEELVETYDDDDTPL; encoded by the exons ATGGCGAAGGTGCGCGACGAAGACGTCAAGAATGCGGGAAAGGTGGTCTCCGAGCCCAACATGACGTACGTCCAGGAGAATCCCGAGCTCCGGGCGCTCATCGACACTGTGAGTAAGACGCGGCCCCAGGAAGGCGACAGCACCAATGGCCTGCTCCTTGGCCAGTACGAGACAGTGTTCCCCGACTTCAAGCGGtctctgcagag GCTTCCTTCTACACTGAGGCGGACGCCAGGTGATCGTTCTTTGGACCTGGACGACGTGAACGAAGTGAAGATTGGCATCGagaagaggtttgaagaagaaaCCATTGACAACGACCGCGGTTTCACACGCAAAATTGACGGCGAGCAGCGGAGACGATTTGCCGAGAATCAGTGCAAAAAATCCTCCTTCCAG GACAACTCGAGCATGCCGGGGACGGGCGCATCGCTGCCTCCCCTGCACCTGGGCACGCTCCGGCGGGTGAAGATGTCCAAGAAGCGCACCATCCAGGGCAAGACCACCATCAATCGGACCACGACGCGCAAGGAAGAAGAGCGCAGCATGACCTCGCCCACGGGCGAGATCGACTGCCGCCGAAACGTGGACGAGTCCGGCACAACGGCCGAGAACACCGAGACGCACGAGGAGGAGCTGGTGGAGACGTACGACGACGATGACACCCCTCTCTGA